In Mucilaginibacter celer, one DNA window encodes the following:
- a CDS encoding PAS domain-containing sensor histidine kinase, which produces MSFFEKGPPFGNDAHLTRLIDDLNVGFWEYNSVSKEVKWSAGFYSILGYQPNEIDSSAQVFFEHLLYYQDKPVFFNALHQSRLNQNPPPISIRLLTKKDGYQWFESTVKKQDDGYTDTVYGLLINVNTYKQQSIASAGSQFTQHEAFKIARLGNWEINTLTPTAITLSAQVYDIYDIQNHLQLNVEEFISFFEPPYRPLLQQAIDSAIQFCHPFDADLLLRSAKNNLLWLKVKGVPVIDDYGRCIAVKGIVQDIDSEKRKLLKLEQSVNLLTDQNRRLQNFAYIVSHNLRSHTGNLQFMVNLFEQTEEEEERNEIFSHLKTISDSLNLTIEHLNEIVKIQTEITNERKLVELEPLFKNIRSALKNNIESINAIVEYDFSQCTEISYIPAYMESILQNLLTNSLKYYHPGRQPVIQCYTLKENNHIYLIFEDNGLGIDLARHGDKIFGMYRTFHRHADARGIGLFITRNQVEALGGTISVESTVNVGTKFTIKLV; this is translated from the coding sequence TAACCCGATTGATTGACGATCTGAATGTGGGTTTCTGGGAATATAATTCAGTTTCAAAAGAGGTAAAATGGTCGGCCGGGTTTTACAGTATATTAGGTTATCAGCCTAATGAAATTGACAGTTCGGCCCAGGTTTTTTTTGAACACCTATTGTATTACCAGGATAAACCTGTTTTTTTTAACGCATTGCATCAAAGCCGGTTAAATCAGAACCCTCCTCCTATATCCATAAGGCTGTTAACTAAAAAAGATGGCTATCAGTGGTTTGAAAGCACAGTAAAAAAACAGGATGACGGCTATACAGATACCGTATATGGGTTACTGATTAATGTAAACACCTACAAACAGCAAAGCATAGCATCAGCAGGCAGCCAATTTACCCAACACGAAGCCTTTAAAATTGCACGCCTCGGTAATTGGGAAATAAATACGCTTACCCCTACGGCCATCACGCTATCGGCACAGGTTTATGATATTTATGATATTCAGAACCACCTGCAACTTAATGTAGAGGAGTTTATCAGTTTTTTTGAACCTCCTTACCGGCCTTTATTGCAGCAGGCTATTGATAGCGCCATTCAGTTTTGCCACCCATTTGATGCTGACTTACTGTTACGTTCGGCAAAAAACAACCTGTTGTGGCTAAAAGTAAAGGGCGTGCCTGTTATTGACGATTATGGCCGCTGCATAGCCGTAAAGGGTATTGTACAGGATATTGACAGCGAAAAGCGCAAATTGCTTAAGCTGGAACAATCGGTAAATTTACTTACCGACCAAAACCGGCGCTTGCAGAACTTTGCCTACATCGTTTCGCATAACCTCAGATCGCATACCGGCAACCTGCAGTTTATGGTTAACCTGTTTGAGCAAACAGAGGAAGAGGAAGAAAGGAACGAAATATTTTCGCACCTCAAAACCATCAGCGATAGCCTTAACCTTACTATTGAGCATCTTAACGAGATAGTTAAAATTCAAACCGAAATTACAAACGAGCGCAAGTTGGTTGAGCTTGAACCGCTGTTTAAAAACATCCGTTCGGCTTTAAAAAACAATATCGAATCTATAAACGCCATTGTTGAGTACGATTTTAGCCAATGCACCGAAATAAGCTATATACCGGCTTATATGGAAAGTATTTTGCAAAATTTGCTCACCAACTCGCTAAAATACTACCATCCTGGCAGGCAACCGGTTATACAATGTTATACGCTGAAAGAAAACAATCATATCTACCTTATTTTTGAAGATAACGGATTGGGGATAGATCTGGCCAGGCATGGCGATAAAATTTTTGGCATGTACCGTACCTTTCACCGGCATGCCGATGCCCGCGGGATAG